In a genomic window of Shouchella clausii:
- a CDS encoding TRAP transporter large permease, whose amino-acid sequence MAIQAALILLLVIGALLIIGVPISISVGLGSLCAMISIVGFHNGLVASAQRLFTGMNSFTLLAIPFFVLAGVIMNNGGIALRLINCAKVISGRLPGSLAHTNVVANMLFGSISGSAVASAAAVGQTMSPLQAKEGYKREFSAAANIGSAPSGMIIPPSNTLIVYSLASGGTSIAALFIAGYLPGILWGLACMAVIAFMARRQKLPRSERVPLREAIRVLWQAIPSLLLIVVVIGGIVGGIFTATEASAIAVLYALALSFIYRSIRLSDLPDILLTATRTTVIVIFLIGVSMMMSWVMAYTNIPALLADSLFGFTDNMIVILLIMNIVLLIIGTILDPTPAILIFTPIFWPIAQSYGVDPIHFGIMIVFNLSIGTITPPMGPVLFVGTKVAGLQLENVIKPLVPFFIATTFVLLLVTFIPELSLLVPELLGLFE is encoded by the coding sequence ATGGCCATTCAAGCTGCACTTATATTGCTACTCGTCATTGGCGCACTACTCATCATAGGCGTTCCCATTAGCATTAGTGTTGGATTAGGCTCTTTATGCGCTATGATCAGTATCGTCGGTTTTCACAATGGCTTAGTCGCCTCGGCACAACGCCTTTTTACAGGTATGAACTCATTTACACTGCTGGCAATTCCTTTCTTTGTACTCGCAGGGGTGATTATGAATAATGGTGGTATAGCGCTCAGGTTAATTAACTGCGCCAAAGTCATCAGCGGTCGCTTGCCTGGATCACTGGCCCATACAAATGTTGTTGCCAATATGCTGTTTGGCTCCATTAGTGGGTCGGCCGTTGCTTCTGCCGCCGCAGTTGGACAGACCATGTCGCCTTTACAAGCAAAGGAAGGCTATAAACGGGAATTTAGCGCAGCAGCCAATATCGGATCAGCGCCATCAGGCATGATTATTCCACCAAGCAATACGTTGATCGTCTACTCATTGGCCAGCGGCGGCACATCGATTGCCGCTTTATTTATCGCCGGCTATTTGCCTGGCATTCTTTGGGGGCTTGCCTGCATGGCGGTCATCGCCTTCATGGCGAGAAGACAGAAGTTGCCCCGATCTGAACGCGTGCCGCTGAGAGAAGCCATTCGTGTGCTCTGGCAAGCGATTCCTAGCCTTCTTTTAATCGTCGTCGTCATTGGTGGCATTGTTGGCGGTATTTTCACAGCCACTGAGGCTTCGGCTATTGCTGTTTTGTATGCGCTGGCGTTGTCGTTTATTTACCGTTCGATCCGATTATCGGATTTGCCCGACATATTGCTTACAGCTACGCGAACGACTGTGATTGTCATTTTTCTTATCGGTGTGTCGATGATGATGTCGTGGGTGATGGCCTATACAAACATTCCAGCTCTACTCGCCGATTCGCTCTTTGGCTTCACTGACAATATGATTGTGATCTTATTGATTATGAATATCGTTTTGCTCATAATTGGCACGATTTTGGACCCTACACCGGCCATTCTCATTTTTACGCCGATTTTCTGGCCAATTGCGCAAAGCTACGGCGTCGATCCCATCCATTTTGGTATTATGATTGTGTTCAACTTAAGCATTGGCACGATTACCCCGCCAATGGGGCCTGTACTGTTTGTAGGCACAAAAGTAGCTGGTTTGCAATTGGAAAACGTCATCAAGCCGCTCGTCCCGTTTTTCATTGCCACCACTTTCGTATTGTTATTGGTTACTTTCATTCCAGAATTGTCGCTCCTTGTCCCAGAACTCCTTGGTTTATTTGAGTGA
- a CDS encoding DUF6612 family protein, with product MKWFLLVPFSTLALAACGSDNTSGDGGQEAEAETEPAAETEELTAEDVLVKTSEAMEALDSFRMEMSMDYGMEYDGQPMEMSIGMTADMIQEPLSAYLSTTMSDSETGMDFTTDQYMVDDVFYMQNPLGPEWMKYDMSEDPAFAAEMEIDTQEQLDVLKSVAEHIALEEEEGAYVLKVDGSDKEMNSLVESFMEMGQEDALPTEEDMAAMEGFELKNVTYTIYVNKETYLQEKMVMDFEMAFDDESGSFSMSGTAEATYSKFNEFDEIDIPQEVLDNAVDGAEIEAEWEAELEALEDIEDIEGLEDIEGFEDILEDIEDENGE from the coding sequence ATGAAATGGTTTTTGCTTGTGCCTTTCAGCACGCTTGCGTTAGCGGCTTGTGGAAGCGACAATACAAGCGGTGACGGTGGGCAAGAGGCAGAGGCGGAAACCGAACCTGCGGCGGAAACGGAAGAGCTAACAGCTGAAGACGTATTAGTAAAAACAAGTGAAGCGATGGAAGCTCTCGATAGTTTTCGCATGGAAATGTCAATGGATTATGGGATGGAGTACGACGGCCAGCCGATGGAAATGTCAATTGGCATGACTGCTGATATGATTCAAGAGCCCCTATCGGCTTACTTGAGCACGACTATGTCCGATTCAGAAACGGGTATGGATTTTACAACAGACCAATACATGGTTGACGATGTTTTTTACATGCAAAATCCACTTGGACCAGAGTGGATGAAGTATGATATGAGCGAAGATCCAGCATTTGCAGCAGAAATGGAAATCGATACGCAAGAACAGCTTGACGTATTGAAAAGCGTCGCAGAACATATTGCCCTTGAGGAAGAGGAAGGGGCTTATGTCTTAAAAGTAGACGGATCAGATAAAGAAATGAACTCATTGGTTGAATCTTTTATGGAAATGGGCCAAGAAGACGCGCTTCCAACTGAAGAAGACATGGCAGCAATGGAAGGCTTTGAATTAAAAAACGTTACATACACCATTTATGTCAATAAAGAGACATACCTTCAAGAAAAAATGGTAATGGATTTTGAGATGGCTTTTGACGATGAAAGCGGAAGCTTTAGTATGTCTGGCACGGCCGAGGCAACTTACTCGAAATTCAATGAGTTTGACGAGATTGATATACCACAAGAAGTGTTAGATAATGCTGTTGATGGTGCAGAAATTGAAGCAGAATGGGAAGCTGAGCTCGAAGCCCTTGAAGACATTGAAGACATTGAAGGCCTCGAGGATATTGAAGGCTTCGAAGATATTCTTGAAGATATTGAAGACGAGAATGGCGAATAA
- a CDS encoding FecCD family ABC transporter permease, whose protein sequence is MGFVGLIAAIGWCSLAIGAKSMEWSTVIQALFQFDPGNTDHQVVWRTRLPRFAGAALIGASLAVSGALMQGITRNYLASPSIMGVTDGSLFMITVLMVWLPRASGLEMILFSLVGSAVGAGAVFGVASLLPHGFSPVRLAILGTIMGTFLGGVAQAIAVYFQVSQNVSFWYSARLHQMEPSLLALALPFCVAGTLLALSLSRQITALALGDEVSAGIGQRTRLIKRLAFLAVVILTGISVALAGKIAFVGLAIPHIARFLFGYDYRKIIPASAVLGAMFLPLCDVASRLVNFPFETPVGIMTSFVGVPFLLYLIKTKGGKRHAL, encoded by the coding sequence ATTGGGTTTGTCGGTCTCATAGCAGCGATCGGATGGTGTTCACTTGCTATTGGCGCAAAGTCAATGGAGTGGAGCACGGTCATACAAGCGCTGTTTCAGTTTGATCCTGGCAATACGGACCATCAAGTAGTATGGCGTACGCGCTTGCCACGCTTTGCCGGGGCAGCACTCATTGGCGCAAGCCTCGCGGTCTCAGGGGCGTTGATGCAAGGCATTACGCGGAACTATTTAGCTTCCCCATCCATTATGGGGGTAACTGATGGTTCGCTGTTTATGATTACGGTCTTAATGGTATGGCTTCCAAGGGCGTCGGGGCTCGAAATGATCTTATTTTCCCTAGTTGGCTCTGCTGTAGGAGCAGGTGCAGTTTTTGGGGTTGCCTCGCTCTTGCCACATGGTTTTTCCCCTGTCCGGCTTGCGATTTTAGGAACGATTATGGGGACGTTTTTAGGAGGAGTCGCCCAAGCGATTGCTGTCTATTTCCAAGTCTCTCAAAACGTCAGCTTTTGGTATAGCGCCAGGCTTCACCAAATGGAACCATCCTTACTGGCGTTGGCGCTCCCATTCTGTGTCGCAGGCACCCTATTAGCGCTGTCTTTGTCACGGCAAATTACAGCGCTTGCTTTAGGCGATGAAGTATCGGCGGGTATCGGGCAGCGCACTCGCTTGATTAAACGTTTAGCGTTTTTGGCCGTTGTCATTTTAACGGGTATATCGGTTGCCTTGGCAGGAAAAATCGCTTTTGTAGGCCTAGCCATACCCCATATTGCCCGGTTTCTATTTGGGTATGATTACCGAAAAATTATTCCTGCATCTGCCGTATTAGGAGCGATGTTTTTGCCTCTTTGTGATGTAGCGAGCCGCCTCGTCAATTTTCCGTTTGAAACGCCTGTTGGCATAATGACATCTTTCGTTGGCGTGCCTTTTCTCTTGTACTTAATTAAAACCAAAGGAGGGAAAAGGCATGCCCTCTGA
- a CDS encoding ABC transporter substrate-binding protein — protein MEKGWFGALALASIAVLTACGSGAEGSGPANEGTRENSGEQQGNGEQTLSYLGQDYVLPENVERIVVTGAMEAMEDALVLDVEPIGAMTIGGAFPDMFAPITGQTEPIGEKTEPDVEKILALDPDVILASTKFPPEVIEELEKIAPTVQISHIATDWEDNLRFLAELTGKQEVAEESIAAYYEELEEAKAVIGDSLKDQTVLAVRVRNNDLYIYPETVFVNPILYEDLGIEAPEVTQAAEAQQLISTEQLAEINPDYLFIQDAAQENSENEGELLEQLQDDPILQNVPALAEGRTFVNVVDPLSEGGPSWSRIEFLNEAVDLLVD, from the coding sequence ATGGAAAAAGGGTGGTTCGGGGCACTTGCCTTGGCGAGTATAGCTGTATTAACAGCATGTGGTTCTGGAGCAGAGGGCAGTGGTCCAGCTAATGAAGGAACGAGAGAGAACAGTGGGGAACAACAGGGCAATGGTGAGCAGACGCTCTCGTACCTTGGCCAAGACTATGTACTGCCGGAAAACGTCGAGCGCATTGTTGTAACGGGAGCGATGGAAGCAATGGAAGATGCTCTTGTTCTCGATGTAGAGCCAATTGGCGCTATGACCATTGGCGGTGCGTTTCCTGATATGTTTGCGCCGATTACTGGGCAAACAGAACCAATAGGCGAAAAGACGGAGCCAGATGTAGAAAAAATTTTGGCACTCGACCCAGATGTCATCTTAGCTTCAACAAAATTCCCTCCTGAAGTCATTGAAGAGCTTGAAAAAATAGCGCCAACTGTGCAAATTTCACACATTGCAACAGACTGGGAAGACAACCTTCGCTTTTTAGCGGAGCTAACAGGCAAACAAGAGGTGGCAGAGGAATCGATTGCCGCTTACTACGAGGAATTGGAAGAGGCGAAGGCAGTAATTGGCGATTCGTTAAAGGATCAAACGGTTTTAGCGGTCCGTGTGCGAAATAACGATCTCTATATTTATCCGGAAACCGTATTTGTCAATCCAATTCTTTATGAAGATTTAGGCATTGAGGCGCCGGAAGTCACACAAGCTGCCGAAGCACAACAATTGATTTCGACAGAACAACTTGCAGAAATCAATCCTGATTATTTGTTTATTCAAGATGCAGCACAAGAGAACTCAGAAAATGAAGGGGAGTTGCTTGAACAACTGCAGGATGACCCAATTTTGCAAAATGTCCCTGCCCTTGCTGAAGGACGGACATTTGTTAATGTTGTTGACCCATTGTCTGAAGGAGGTCCGTCTTGGAGCAGGATCGAGTTTTTAAACGAGGCTGTTGATCTCCTTGTGGATTAA
- a CDS encoding ABC transporter substrate-binding protein, with translation MRDWKEAMIRLEKATTSSASPVHSMAYADTYMLCFVQSGSLAVQVNDTKASLSPYHFYLLKPGDAYHFPGEGAEIALFYFRMYGSGENGELLQATNWHFPRRKGCTNEKTADLAAALLRKNKYAFFWNQVQFPDLLFRCLEEGSNISMSGIELAKQYIEENPHARISLKTLAGLSGLHPSYLSEKFAQQTGKSVSQYAAEVKLTEAKRLIQTTTLPLKDIAHRIGYDDEFYFSRKFKKEVGLSPSQYREKKMLKLAAYDLDSLGELLALRQIPFAAPMHPKWTKHYYELYQHEVPVHLSAYRANHDWQANMERMIDWKPDVLIAKRKLHEEERDAFTVSIPTFIDLSNAGSWKDQFIVVAEALHEQNEAQRFLSHYEETAVVCKRWIEKENTASPVILRIAGEAIYLYTNPGISSLFHDVGFEGWQQSVARLSLLELKELSPRWLWVLCLHDSQTKAFYEHVRQSEEWNGLPAVRTGQVKHLPSDLWFEYSAFAQWRKLLFLHSQLQSM, from the coding sequence GTGAGAGATTGGAAAGAAGCGATGATCCGTTTGGAAAAAGCGACAACAAGCAGTGCCTCTCCGGTTCATAGCATGGCGTACGCGGACACGTATATGCTCTGCTTTGTCCAGTCCGGTTCTTTGGCGGTCCAGGTAAATGATACAAAGGCATCGCTGTCCCCCTATCATTTTTATCTTTTAAAACCTGGGGATGCCTACCACTTTCCAGGCGAAGGCGCGGAAATCGCCCTATTTTATTTCCGTATGTATGGCTCAGGAGAGAACGGTGAGTTGCTACAAGCGACGAATTGGCATTTTCCAAGACGAAAAGGATGTACGAATGAAAAAACGGCAGATCTTGCAGCTGCTCTTTTGAGAAAAAACAAATATGCGTTTTTCTGGAACCAAGTCCAGTTTCCAGACTTGTTATTCCGCTGTTTGGAAGAAGGCAGCAATATCTCGATGAGCGGAATTGAATTGGCAAAGCAATATATTGAAGAAAATCCCCATGCCCGCATTAGCTTAAAAACGTTAGCGGGATTATCAGGCCTCCATCCGTCGTATTTAAGTGAAAAGTTTGCGCAACAAACGGGCAAAAGTGTGTCACAATATGCAGCGGAAGTCAAATTAACGGAAGCAAAACGGCTTATTCAAACAACGACGTTGCCCCTTAAAGACATTGCACATCGAATCGGCTATGACGATGAATTTTATTTTAGCAGGAAGTTTAAAAAGGAGGTTGGTCTCTCGCCTAGCCAGTATAGAGAGAAGAAAATGCTGAAACTGGCCGCCTACGATCTTGATTCGCTAGGTGAATTGCTTGCTTTGCGGCAAATACCATTTGCTGCCCCGATGCATCCAAAATGGACAAAGCACTATTATGAGCTGTACCAGCACGAGGTTCCTGTCCATTTGAGCGCTTACCGGGCGAATCATGATTGGCAAGCAAATATGGAAAGGATGATCGACTGGAAACCGGACGTTTTAATTGCGAAAAGGAAACTCCATGAAGAAGAACGAGATGCCTTTACTGTCTCCATTCCTACTTTTATAGACCTTAGCAACGCTGGAAGTTGGAAAGACCAGTTTATCGTCGTCGCCGAAGCCTTACATGAACAGAATGAAGCACAGCGGTTTCTTAGCCACTATGAAGAGACAGCTGTCGTTTGCAAACGATGGATTGAGAAAGAAAACACGGCCAGTCCAGTCATTTTGCGGATTGCAGGCGAGGCGATTTATTTGTATACAAACCCAGGCATTTCAAGTTTGTTTCATGACGTTGGTTTTGAAGGCTGGCAGCAATCGGTAGCACGCTTGTCTTTGCTTGAGCTTAAAGAATTATCGCCGAGATGGTTGTGGGTGCTTTGCCTCCATGACAGCCAAACAAAGGCGTTCTATGAACATGTCCGGCAAAGTGAAGAATGGAACGGGCTGCCTGCTGTAAGAACCGGCCAAGTCAAACATTTGCCGTCTGATTTGTGGTTCGAATACTCTGCCTTTGCCCAGTGGCGCAAGCTTCTTTTTCTACACTCCCAACTTCAGTCCATGTAA
- the thpD gene encoding ectoine hydroxylase: MQEKVDLYPSRVKETATIMERKDPIVYSREKGPLDREEVAFYEANGYVMLERLFQEDEVQIMANQLEEVMKQNQERDSDEVIKEPDSNEIRSVFEVHKDNGFFEMLSKHERIVAIAEQLLGSQVYINQSRINFKPGFKGKEFFWHSDFETWHVEDGMPNMRAVSCSIILTDNYEFNGPLMLIPGSHKWYVSCAGTTPDNHYKSSLKQQVAGTPDHTSLQWLTEQAGGRIDRATGPAGSVLFFECNTMHGSNANLSPYPRSNVFFVFNSIENQLQAPYSGKQPRPEFLANRDSIAPIQPVKESIAQHVHATK; encoded by the coding sequence ATGCAAGAAAAGGTAGATCTCTATCCTTCACGCGTTAAGGAGACCGCAACCATTATGGAAAGAAAAGATCCAATCGTTTATTCAAGGGAAAAAGGACCGCTCGATCGTGAGGAAGTGGCTTTTTATGAGGCAAATGGGTATGTAATGTTGGAACGGCTTTTTCAAGAAGACGAAGTGCAAATCATGGCTAATCAATTGGAAGAAGTGATGAAACAGAACCAAGAGCGGGACAGTGATGAAGTCATCAAAGAGCCTGATAGCAATGAAATTCGCTCCGTTTTTGAAGTCCACAAAGACAACGGCTTTTTTGAAATGTTATCTAAACATGAGCGCATTGTGGCAATTGCAGAACAACTCTTAGGCAGCCAAGTGTACATCAACCAATCGCGCATTAATTTTAAACCTGGCTTTAAGGGCAAAGAGTTTTTCTGGCATTCTGATTTTGAAACGTGGCATGTGGAAGATGGGATGCCAAATATGCGGGCTGTCAGCTGCTCGATTATACTTACGGATAACTATGAATTTAACGGGCCTTTAATGCTTATCCCAGGCTCACATAAATGGTATGTTTCTTGTGCGGGCACAACGCCAGACAACCATTACAAATCATCGTTAAAGCAACAAGTTGCAGGAACGCCTGACCATACAAGTTTGCAATGGCTGACTGAACAAGCGGGCGGTCGGATTGACCGTGCTACTGGCCCAGCCGGATCGGTGCTGTTTTTTGAGTGCAATACGATGCATGGCTCCAATGCCAACCTTTCTCCTTACCCACGAAGCAACGTCTTTTTCGTATTTAACTCAATTGAAAACCAGTTGCAGGCACCTTACTCAGGAAAACAACCAAGGCCTGAATTTTTAGCCAACCGCGACAGCATTGCCCCAATCCAACCTGTAAAAGAAAGCATTGCCCAACATGTCCACGCAACGAAATAA
- a CDS encoding TRAP transporter substrate-binding protein — protein sequence MKKATILGIVVVPLFVLSGCNKTAEPVGAIEMPSNEAHIIRVSFNQPKSNPQYIALEQMGKRLQERTNGAYELSIYPNELLGAQRESLEMVQIGAIDMAVVVGSLMENFNDDFAVFNLPYVFQSKEHQMDVINDKTIVGDLYTSLEEDGLSVLGAFHGGVRNVYNKHRPVEEPSDLTGLKIRIIESDTNIQMLSHMGGTGTPMGQGEVYTAIQSGVLDGAENNELIYANLSHVEIAPYYSYTQHLMVPDYIVAHAGLLENMTSEHREIFLEEMKHAIDTQVALFDKELEQAISTAKEAGAIFNDVDVAAFQEAVQPVIDHHLESPEAKALYETVQKAANEEGSF from the coding sequence ATGAAAAAAGCGACCATACTGGGTATCGTTGTAGTCCCCCTATTTGTGCTAAGCGGCTGTAACAAAACGGCAGAGCCTGTTGGCGCAATCGAGATGCCAAGCAACGAAGCCCACATTATCCGTGTATCGTTCAACCAACCGAAAAGCAACCCACAATATATTGCACTAGAACAAATGGGGAAACGGCTACAAGAGCGAACAAACGGCGCTTATGAATTATCAATCTATCCCAATGAGCTCCTTGGAGCACAACGTGAATCGTTAGAAATGGTACAAATCGGTGCCATTGATATGGCCGTAGTCGTCGGCAGTTTAATGGAGAATTTCAACGACGACTTTGCCGTGTTTAACTTGCCCTATGTGTTTCAATCAAAAGAACACCAAATGGACGTCATCAACGATAAGACAATAGTTGGCGATTTATATACTTCATTAGAAGAGGACGGACTATCTGTTTTAGGCGCTTTCCACGGGGGCGTGCGTAACGTTTATAACAAACATCGGCCAGTTGAAGAACCATCTGATTTAACAGGGTTAAAAATCCGCATCATTGAAAGCGATACCAACATTCAAATGTTGAGCCATATGGGCGGTACTGGCACACCTATGGGCCAAGGCGAAGTGTATACCGCTATACAATCAGGCGTGCTTGATGGTGCAGAAAACAATGAATTGATTTATGCGAATTTAAGCCATGTTGAAATCGCGCCTTATTACTCGTATACACAGCATTTAATGGTGCCTGATTACATTGTCGCGCATGCCGGTCTACTCGAAAACATGACCAGTGAACATAGGGAGATTTTTCTCGAGGAAATGAAACATGCGATTGACACGCAGGTTGCTTTATTTGATAAAGAACTCGAACAAGCCATTTCCACAGCCAAGGAGGCTGGTGCCATTTTTAATGATGTCGATGTCGCTGCTTTCCAAGAAGCGGTCCAACCTGTCATCGATCACCACCTTGAGTCCCCAGAAGCGAAAGCATTGTATGAAACTGTTCAAAAGGCGGCAAACGAGGAGGGGAGCTTTTAA
- a CDS encoding FecCD family ABC transporter permease encodes MPSDRKRYGLFLVGAATLLIVAVYLHLTSGSYELTLTETFKTLFRLEENTRFDLVVFEFRLPRIVIGATVGFGLGLAGAILQGITRNPLADPGIIGINAGAGAAVVCFMFFFQGQLSTVNWLSILAMPLFAWCGGLLAIAFILAFAMEKGRLDPQTFILTGIAVSAGFGALTLFFSLKMNPRDYEMAAVWLAGSVYSANWKHVITVLPWIFLLTPAAFYKARVLDVLGLADTSIKGLGVDLAKERRLLILLSVGLVSACVSVSGSMTFVGLLAPHIARRLVGIHHRFLLPSSGLTGMGIVVAADWLAKTMFAPAQLPVGIVISIIGVPYFVFLLFQTQKAR; translated from the coding sequence ATGCCCTCTGATCGAAAGCGCTATGGATTGTTTCTAGTTGGGGCAGCTACACTGCTCATCGTCGCAGTTTATCTTCATTTAACGAGTGGGTCATATGAATTAACGCTTACGGAAACGTTCAAGACGTTATTTCGGCTCGAAGAAAACACGCGCTTCGACCTTGTTGTCTTTGAATTCCGCTTGCCTCGCATTGTGATTGGGGCGACCGTCGGATTTGGGCTTGGCCTTGCAGGGGCGATTTTACAAGGCATAACGCGAAATCCGCTGGCTGACCCAGGCATCATAGGCATTAATGCCGGGGCAGGGGCGGCTGTTGTTTGTTTTATGTTCTTCTTTCAAGGGCAGCTGTCTACTGTCAATTGGCTTAGCATACTGGCAATGCCACTCTTTGCCTGGTGCGGCGGTTTGCTTGCCATCGCATTTATTCTCGCATTTGCAATGGAAAAGGGCCGGCTCGATCCGCAAACATTTATATTGACCGGCATCGCCGTTTCGGCTGGGTTTGGAGCGCTCACGCTGTTTTTCTCACTAAAAATGAATCCTAGAGATTACGAAATGGCTGCTGTTTGGTTAGCAGGCAGCGTTTATAGCGCCAATTGGAAACATGTCATCACAGTGCTGCCGTGGATTTTTTTATTGACGCCTGCTGCCTTTTATAAGGCTAGAGTTCTCGACGTGCTTGGCTTAGCTGATACAAGTATAAAAGGGCTTGGCGTTGACTTGGCAAAAGAGCGCCGCCTCCTGATTTTGCTTAGTGTTGGCCTTGTGAGCGCATGTGTATCTGTGTCTGGGAGCATGACATTTGTTGGTTTGCTTGCCCCTCACATAGCAAGGAGGCTTGTAGGGATCCACCATCGTTTTCTTTTGCCGTCTAGTGGACTTACAGGAATGGGGATCGTCGTCGCTGCTGATTGGCTAGCAAAAACGATGTTTGCCCCTGCACAGCTCCCGGTCGGCATTGTCATTTCGATAATCGGCGTCCCTTATTTTGTCTTTCTGTTATTCCAAACACAAAAAGCTAGGTAA
- a CDS encoding TRAP transporter small permease produces MEKAKQRLDLGLRFFCIVLFSFLVLLVSWQVVTRFVFNAPSSFSEEFAKYCFVWLALFGAALVFGEKGHIAVSFVKERFSAPFRHVIHWLIELITSAFAVLVMIIGGTQLMLLTWSQTSASLGVPVGLLYSAIPISGIFIVIYCAFHMHALTKTAPKQK; encoded by the coding sequence ATGGAGAAAGCAAAACAACGATTGGATTTAGGATTGCGCTTTTTTTGCATTGTCTTGTTTTCTTTTTTGGTGTTGTTGGTTTCTTGGCAAGTAGTCACCCGTTTTGTCTTTAATGCCCCAAGTTCGTTTTCAGAAGAATTCGCGAAATATTGTTTTGTTTGGCTCGCTCTCTTTGGCGCAGCATTAGTTTTTGGTGAAAAAGGCCATATTGCTGTTTCATTCGTAAAAGAGCGCTTCTCTGCTCCGTTTCGTCACGTCATTCATTGGCTTATTGAACTGATAACGAGCGCTTTTGCTGTCCTTGTAATGATTATCGGCGGCACACAGCTAATGTTGCTTACTTGGTCGCAAACGTCAGCCTCGCTCGGCGTTCCTGTAGGGCTCCTTTACAGCGCTATTCCTATTAGCGGCATTTTTATTGTCATTTACTGTGCCTTTCACATGCATGCACTGACAAAAACAGCACCAAAACAAAAATAG
- a CDS encoding IclR family transcriptional regulator, with product MSNVQSVERALSILNLLSKYPKGIKLTDLANRLKLSKATAHRLLATLIDLNYVRQDRETEKYKLGYQIVSMATYFLEGHDLISTARPHLTELSEQANETVHLCIEDNGMVLYIDKIESTQPIAMYSRIGSKAPMYCTAVGKVMLAGMEQQKCEELAASFDYQKMTPYTIDNPNKLLQEIAKVKRQGYAIDNQEITEGIRCIACPIIDYTDKTIASFSMSGPMNRLTNSDFEHTLIAKMLETSEAISRECGWPGEKTESKTHSRVKTRTVDDTVRVLL from the coding sequence ATGTCTAATGTGCAATCCGTTGAACGGGCTTTGTCGATCTTAAATTTGCTTTCCAAATATCCGAAAGGGATCAAGCTAACCGATTTAGCCAATCGTTTAAAGCTATCAAAAGCAACTGCCCACCGTTTGCTTGCTACACTCATTGATTTGAATTATGTCCGTCAGGATAGAGAAACAGAAAAATATAAATTGGGGTACCAGATCGTCTCCATGGCCACGTATTTTCTTGAGGGCCATGATCTAATTTCGACTGCCAGGCCTCATTTAACGGAACTTTCCGAACAAGCAAATGAAACCGTTCACCTATGCATAGAAGACAACGGAATGGTATTGTACATTGACAAAATAGAGAGTACGCAACCGATTGCCATGTATTCCCGAATTGGCAGTAAAGCGCCAATGTATTGTACGGCAGTTGGAAAAGTGATGTTAGCAGGAATGGAACAACAAAAATGCGAGGAACTTGCGGCCTCGTTTGACTATCAGAAAATGACGCCCTATACGATCGATAACCCTAACAAGCTATTACAAGAAATCGCAAAAGTTAAACGCCAAGGTTATGCGATTGATAACCAAGAAATTACAGAGGGGATCCGTTGCATTGCTTGCCCAATAATAGACTATACCGATAAAACAATAGCGAGCTTTAGCATGTCAGGACCGATGAACCGCCTAACGAACAGTGATTTTGAACATACGTTGATTGCAAAAATGCTTGAGACAAGTGAAGCGATCTCAAGAGAATGCGGATGGCCAGGGGAAAAAACAGAGTCAAAAACCCATAGTAGAGTCAAAACACGGACAGTGGATGATACTGTTCGTGTTTTATTGTGA